One stretch of Streptomyces sp. R21 DNA includes these proteins:
- a CDS encoding NAD(P)/FAD-dependent oxidoreductase: MTERPHLAVIGAGPAGLAASLAAAARGVRVTLIDAAPDAGGQFYRQPATGLGARRPQALHHQWRTWERLRDGLAAQADIRHLTEHHVWCVERKSSGSDRPDAFTVHALLGPLQEEPATVHADAVLLATGGYERVLPFPGWTLPGVVTAGGAQAMLKAGLVVPGRVAVVAGTGPLLLPVATGLAAAGVRVEALVESADPKAVVRHTRALAAKLPEAARYAARLLRHRVRFLPRNAVVEAHGDERVESVTVAALDADGRVRPGTGRRIPCDTLAIGHGMLPHTDLAETLGCRLDGVRVHADEEQRTDVPGVWAAGESTGIGGAALSLAEGHIAGRSIAARLAGRTPDPRGWATAAKSRTKLGEFAAALDTVYAPPAHWTEQVTDDTVVCRCEEVTAGAIREAVGGLGAADVRTVKLLTRAGMGWCQGRMCGPAVAGLASCELTPARRPFARPVPLGVLAQEAQEAQEAEATDAAEAARETRKAQDHAHPTEKELS; the protein is encoded by the coding sequence ATGACTGAGCGACCGCACCTCGCGGTGATCGGCGCGGGCCCGGCCGGTCTCGCCGCATCCCTCGCGGCGGCGGCCCGGGGCGTCCGCGTCACCCTGATCGACGCGGCCCCGGACGCGGGCGGCCAGTTCTACCGGCAGCCGGCCACCGGACTCGGAGCGCGCCGCCCGCAGGCACTGCACCACCAGTGGCGGACGTGGGAGCGGCTGCGGGACGGGCTCGCCGCGCAGGCCGACATCCGGCATCTGACGGAACATCATGTCTGGTGCGTGGAACGGAAGTCCTCGGGGTCGGACCGGCCCGACGCCTTCACCGTGCACGCCCTCCTCGGCCCCCTCCAGGAAGAGCCCGCCACCGTCCACGCCGACGCGGTACTCCTCGCCACCGGCGGCTACGAGAGGGTGCTGCCGTTCCCCGGCTGGACCCTGCCCGGCGTGGTGACCGCCGGGGGAGCGCAGGCCATGCTCAAGGCCGGCCTCGTCGTGCCGGGCCGTGTTGCCGTCGTGGCCGGGACCGGGCCCCTGCTGCTGCCCGTGGCGACCGGGCTCGCCGCGGCGGGCGTCCGGGTCGAGGCGCTCGTCGAGTCGGCCGACCCGAAGGCCGTCGTGCGGCACACCCGGGCACTGGCCGCCAAGCTTCCCGAGGCGGCCCGGTACGCGGCCCGACTCCTGCGTCACCGTGTGCGGTTCCTGCCCCGCAACGCCGTCGTCGAGGCCCATGGCGACGAGCGCGTCGAGTCCGTGACCGTCGCCGCCCTCGACGCGGACGGACGGGTACGGCCCGGCACCGGGCGGCGCATCCCCTGCGACACCCTCGCCATCGGCCACGGCATGCTGCCGCACACCGACCTCGCCGAGACCCTGGGCTGCCGCCTCGACGGGGTGCGCGTGCACGCCGACGAGGAGCAGCGCACCGACGTCCCCGGCGTCTGGGCCGCCGGGGAGTCCACCGGAATCGGCGGCGCGGCCCTCTCGCTCGCCGAGGGACACATCGCCGGACGGTCCATCGCGGCCCGGCTCGCCGGACGCACCCCCGACCCGCGCGGCTGGGCGACGGCCGCCAAGTCCCGTACGAAACTCGGGGAGTTCGCGGCGGCACTCGACACCGTCTACGCTCCGCCGGCGCACTGGACCGAGCAGGTCACCGACGACACCGTCGTCTGCCGCTGCGAGGAGGTCACCGCCGGCGCGATCCGCGAGGCCGTCGGTGGACTCGGCGCCGCAGACGTGCGCACCGTGAAGCTGCTGACCCGTGCCGGGATGGGCTGGTGCCAGGGCCGGATGTGCGGGCCTGCGGTCGCCGGACTCGCCAGCTGTGAACTCACCCCGGCGCGGCGGCCGTTCGCCCGCCCCGTACCGCTCGGCGTCCTCGCCCAGGAAGCCCAGGAAGCCCAGGAAGCCGAAGCGACCGACGCCGCCGAAGCGGCCCGCGAGACCCGCAAAGCGCAGGACCACGCCCACCCCACCGAGAAGGAGCTCTCGTGA
- a CDS encoding (2Fe-2S)-binding protein → MNPLELADARPGPAFTVTLDGREIPALPGQTVAAALWAAGITSWRTTRGQGRPRGIFCGIGVCFDCLVTVNDRPNQRACLVTLRPGDAIRTQEGTGHDD, encoded by the coding sequence GTGAACCCGCTGGAACTCGCCGACGCCCGGCCGGGCCCCGCGTTCACCGTCACCCTGGACGGACGTGAGATCCCGGCACTGCCCGGACAGACGGTCGCCGCCGCGCTGTGGGCCGCCGGGATCACGTCCTGGCGCACGACACGCGGCCAGGGCCGCCCGCGCGGGATCTTCTGCGGCATCGGCGTCTGCTTCGACTGCCTGGTGACCGTCAATGACCGCCCGAACCAACGGGCTTGCCTTGTCACGCTCCGCCCCGGCGACGCCATCCGCACCCAGGAAGGGACGGGCCACGATGACTGA